In Leptospira langatensis, a genomic segment contains:
- a CDS encoding PAS domain S-box protein, with protein sequence MATGRDEELSKKGPLGKLPGSAQEIGPILDSISDAFIFADDNWYLTYVNEKAEILFRHSRQDLIGKNLLQDFPGLLGTEFETHYKRAKETGKPSTVEAFYKPHNTWLEGRIYPRPEGFLIYYIDITQRKRREITWAISESLLLDISTSDNLSTAFEKALRTLIKNTEWTYGQIWRSREGTVYINHGDPYVYSSENQLSFREDSVGKLFDIKQGILKTVSETGELYFIPDLEKDHNLKRRESALAAGFRSWLGIPIVSNGRFYEIELLSENVLTEEAAHLDLLRVVSKRFAEIVSRRAADEERKAMIELSSDIILTISSDCLIRKVNPAFSKLLGYERKHLINKNLLDFLHPEDVGMTKLNISTVSKEKFESRCITKDGRVCYLFWNMVQSPDSGTIFCIGRDITEDKLTLQKLESAAEELNRSKEQLQKAQKIAKMGSWTMELEGELSWSLGLYEMFELDPKTPAPNFEEFIGFVHPDDRERILKNYEVFLLEGVFEEAELRIVTREGKEKFVMVKGEVILSKQGKVIGSSGTMQDITEEKEWNDSLRQLQKMEAVGQLAGGMAHDFNNLLNIILANLDLLELHLRETPELLKRVFSAQDAVQRGAELNRRLLSFSRKQAVNPEVADVNHVISDFLPIVSKIRNDMVSLEFCSEDFPLVCSFEKNGLENALLNLCLNARDAMPKGGRILISVAFSPGGKENHTALLGALEIGDACVISVRDEGVGMDPSTQERVFEPFFTTKETGKGTGLGMPMVYGFVKQSNGAISVYSEPNKGTTIDIYLPLVREPELLTADEIPLDRRYRKILLVEKSLKGENYLCALLKRAGYEILHAYDIYESRAVLESETGIVAVFVDEELCLNDPDSVGWEKLKSLYRVITISEWNAKTQEKSENDLKRPYNWSKLRRLLGVSVLDRDTV encoded by the coding sequence ATGGCTACGGGTCGAGATGAGGAATTATCCAAGAAAGGCCCTTTAGGTAAACTTCCTGGGTCGGCTCAAGAGATCGGACCCATATTGGATTCGATCTCGGATGCGTTTATCTTTGCTGACGACAATTGGTATCTAACGTATGTGAACGAAAAGGCGGAGATACTATTTCGTCATTCCCGCCAAGACCTTATAGGCAAGAATCTACTCCAAGATTTTCCCGGACTTCTCGGAACGGAGTTCGAAACCCACTACAAAAGAGCGAAAGAAACCGGAAAGCCTAGTACGGTAGAGGCATTCTATAAGCCTCATAATACCTGGCTAGAAGGAAGGATCTATCCTCGTCCCGAAGGATTTCTGATCTATTATATTGATATTACTCAAAGAAAGAGAAGAGAGATCACCTGGGCGATCAGTGAAAGCCTTCTTCTGGACATTTCCACTTCGGATAATTTAAGTACAGCATTTGAGAAGGCTCTTCGTACCTTAATTAAGAATACGGAATGGACTTACGGACAGATCTGGAGATCTAGAGAAGGGACTGTCTATATCAATCACGGAGATCCGTATGTGTATTCTTCCGAGAACCAGCTTTCCTTTAGGGAAGATTCCGTAGGCAAGTTGTTCGATATTAAACAAGGGATCCTGAAGACGGTAAGCGAGACGGGAGAATTGTATTTTATTCCGGATCTCGAAAAAGATCATAATCTAAAGAGAAGGGAATCTGCTTTAGCTGCCGGTTTTCGTTCCTGGTTAGGGATCCCAATCGTATCTAACGGAAGATTCTACGAAATAGAACTTCTTTCCGAGAATGTCTTAACCGAAGAAGCGGCTCATTTGGATCTACTAAGGGTGGTCTCCAAAAGATTCGCAGAGATCGTAAGCAGAAGAGCCGCCGACGAGGAAAGGAAGGCGATGATAGAGCTCTCTTCCGACATCATTCTGACGATATCTTCTGACTGTCTGATCCGCAAGGTCAATCCTGCGTTCAGTAAGCTTCTCGGATACGAGAGAAAACATCTAATTAATAAAAATCTGTTGGACTTTCTGCATCCGGAAGATGTGGGGATGACCAAACTGAACATTTCTACTGTCTCTAAGGAAAAATTCGAAAGCAGATGCATTACCAAGGACGGAAGAGTCTGCTATTTATTCTGGAATATGGTCCAGTCTCCGGATTCCGGAACTATATTCTGCATCGGTAGGGATATCACTGAGGATAAACTCACTCTGCAAAAATTGGAATCTGCAGCAGAAGAATTGAATCGAAGCAAGGAACAGCTCCAAAAGGCGCAGAAGATCGCTAAGATGGGAAGCTGGACCATGGAGTTAGAGGGAGAATTGTCCTGGTCTCTCGGCCTGTATGAAATGTTCGAATTGGATCCAAAGACTCCTGCTCCTAATTTCGAGGAGTTCATCGGATTTGTCCATCCGGACGATAGGGAACGTATATTAAAGAATTATGAAGTATTCCTATTGGAAGGCGTTTTTGAAGAAGCGGAGTTACGGATCGTCACGAGAGAAGGCAAAGAGAAATTCGTAATGGTCAAGGGAGAAGTCATCTTAAGCAAACAGGGCAAGGTGATCGGTAGCTCCGGTACCATGCAGGATATTACCGAAGAAAAGGAATGGAACGATTCCTTAAGACAGCTCCAAAAAATGGAGGCAGTCGGCCAACTTGCCGGCGGAATGGCTCACGATTTCAATAATCTACTGAATATTATTTTAGCCAATCTGGATCTTCTAGAATTACATTTAAGGGAAACACCCGAACTATTAAAAAGGGTTTTTTCCGCACAGGATGCGGTTCAAAGAGGGGCGGAGCTGAATCGAAGACTTCTTTCCTTCTCACGTAAACAAGCGGTGAATCCGGAAGTTGCGGATGTGAATCATGTGATCTCCGATTTCCTGCCGATCGTATCTAAGATACGGAACGATATGGTCAGTCTGGAATTCTGCTCCGAAGATTTTCCTTTAGTGTGTTCTTTTGAGAAGAACGGTCTGGAAAATGCGCTCTTAAATCTTTGTCTGAATGCCAGGGACGCGATGCCTAAGGGCGGACGGATCCTGATCAGCGTCGCCTTCTCTCCAGGGGGAAAAGAAAATCATACTGCACTTTTGGGGGCCTTGGAAATAGGAGACGCCTGCGTGATCTCGGTGAGGGATGAAGGAGTTGGAATGGATCCTTCTACGCAGGAAAGGGTGTTCGAACCTTTCTTTACTACCAAAGAGACTGGCAAGGGGACCGGACTCGGTATGCCGATGGTTTACGGATTTGTAAAACAGTCTAATGGAGCCATTTCCGTTTATAGCGAACCGAATAAGGGGACCACAATAGATATCTATCTTCCGCTTGTCAGAGAGCCGGAACTACTTACCGCGGACGAGATCCCTTTGGATAGAAGATATAGAAAAATACTCTTAGTAGAAAAGAGCCTAAAAGGCGAGAATTATCTTTGTGCATTATTGAAAAGAGCGGGATACGAGATCCTGCATGCGTACGATATATACGAATCCAGAGCAGTACTCGAAAGCGAAACAGGTATCGTCGCAGTCTTTGTGGACGAAGAACTTTGTTTAAACGATCCGGATTCTGTTGGATGGGAAAAACTAAAAAGTTTGTACCGGGTTATTACGATTTCCGAATGGAATGCTAAGACCCAAGAAAAATCCGAAAACGATCTGAAAAGACCGTATAACTGGAGCAAATTGAGAAGGCTATTGGGCGTATCCGTTCTGGATCGGGATACGGTGTAG
- a CDS encoding PAS domain S-box protein, whose product MDFWKIQRRILIIEDREDEYRSILGLLEAIEGKNIVSVRAFNAEEAEKFLATEFFDIIISSHKAGKSIVPRKDPGQRYLPPLILIVENAEIRKELRGKDENVSDILIKENLNFDLLDKSIRLLLQRKKNEESIGLLRMGIEKSNDIFLITEAKPIDGTGPKIVYVNEAFERLTGYRREEVIGKTPRILQGPKTDRAVLARIRDSISKGQACFAEVINYDKDGKEYWIEMDIFPITNDDGVTTHLMGIERDTTERKNTEEHLRQSQKMEAIGQLAGGMAHDFNNLLNVILANLDLLELKLKDSEDLLKRVRSAQDAIQRGVDVNKRLLAFSRKQALNPEPCDVNLILKEFRPILDQIRTENIEIEYEFSDEKIICDIERGGLENAVLNLALNARDSMPNGGKIYISCGFLRNGEETGSRISGLEPVDYSLITVTDTGTGMDEATKARIFDPFFSTKGGGKGTGLGLTMVYGFVKQSNGFLKVITVPDYGSSFLIFLPLLKNSSEGISHSSDHKNPLVRKKALVIEENRETAELAGVYLRELGFEPLLTSDIKRLTHFFSGDPNISFVLLDLHLARSKGLDIKAELDRLDSKRVILTSSNDLKESGIPNGFPFIRKPYTKMALKEAVRKIGESLA is encoded by the coding sequence ATGGACTTCTGGAAGATCCAAAGGCGAATTCTTATCATTGAAGATCGGGAAGACGAGTATCGGAGTATACTCGGTCTTTTAGAAGCGATCGAAGGTAAGAATATTGTCTCCGTGCGAGCCTTTAATGCCGAAGAAGCCGAGAAGTTCCTCGCTACGGAGTTCTTTGACATAATCATTTCTTCCCACAAAGCGGGGAAAAGCATCGTTCCTAGAAAGGATCCTGGACAACGTTACCTTCCCCCTTTGATCCTGATCGTGGAGAATGCCGAGATCCGAAAGGAGCTCCGAGGAAAGGACGAAAATGTTTCCGATATTTTAATTAAGGAAAACTTAAATTTCGATTTGTTGGACAAATCCATTCGGCTCCTTCTTCAGAGAAAGAAGAACGAAGAATCGATCGGACTTCTCAGGATGGGGATCGAAAAATCCAACGATATCTTTCTGATCACAGAAGCGAAGCCCATAGACGGAACAGGCCCGAAGATCGTCTATGTGAATGAAGCTTTTGAAAGATTAACAGGGTATAGGCGAGAAGAAGTCATCGGAAAGACTCCTCGCATTCTGCAAGGACCCAAGACAGACCGCGCGGTTTTGGCTCGTATCCGGGACAGTATTTCCAAGGGCCAAGCTTGCTTTGCAGAAGTCATCAACTACGATAAGGACGGCAAGGAATATTGGATCGAGATGGATATCTTTCCGATCACGAACGATGACGGAGTGACCACCCATTTAATGGGGATCGAAAGGGATACCACCGAAAGAAAGAATACGGAAGAACATCTTAGACAATCCCAAAAGATGGAAGCGATCGGTCAACTCGCCGGAGGGATGGCCCACGATTTCAATAATCTATTGAATGTAATATTAGCAAATCTAGATCTACTCGAACTGAAATTAAAGGATTCCGAGGACCTTCTGAAGCGGGTCCGATCCGCGCAGGATGCGATCCAAAGAGGAGTGGATGTAAATAAGAGACTTCTTGCATTTTCCAGAAAACAAGCGTTAAACCCGGAACCCTGCGATGTGAATCTTATCTTAAAGGAGTTTCGTCCTATTCTAGATCAGATCCGGACGGAGAATATAGAGATAGAGTATGAGTTCTCCGACGAGAAAATCATTTGCGACATAGAAAGGGGAGGCCTGGAAAACGCAGTCCTGAACTTGGCGTTGAACGCGAGAGATTCTATGCCGAACGGCGGGAAAATATATATTTCCTGCGGATTCCTCCGAAACGGAGAAGAAACGGGTTCTAGGATCTCCGGTTTGGAGCCTGTAGATTACAGCTTGATCACGGTGACGGATACCGGAACCGGGATGGACGAAGCGACAAAGGCGCGTATCTTTGATCCTTTTTTTTCCACTAAGGGAGGAGGGAAGGGAACCGGTTTAGGATTGACCATGGTTTACGGTTTTGTAAAACAATCGAACGGTTTCTTGAAAGTGATCACTGTGCCGGATTACGGGTCCAGTTTTTTGATCTTTCTGCCTCTTCTAAAAAATTCTTCGGAAGGGATCTCTCATTCTTCGGATCATAAAAATCCTTTGGTTAGAAAAAAGGCATTGGTGATCGAGGAGAATCGCGAAACTGCGGAGCTTGCGGGTGTGTATTTAAGAGAACTCGGTTTCGAACCACTTCTGACCTCAGATATTAAACGGCTTACCCATTTCTTCTCGGGAGATCCTAATATTTCTTTCGTACTATTGGATCTTCATTTGGCAAGATCGAAAGGATTGGATATCAAAGCAGAGCTGGACCGCTTAGACTCTAAAAGAGTAATTCTAACTTCGTCTAACGATCTTAAGGAGTCAGGAATCCCGAACGGATTTCCGTTCATCCGTAAGCCTTATACTAAAATGGCTTTGAAAGAAGCGGTCCGTAAGATCGGAGAGAGTCTTGCATGA
- a CDS encoding multiheme c-type cytochrome, translating to MSDIQKKRIYWSLGFLFFSLGIAYLLWPKQVLEPVSVDRVFSNAPWAKPVPNLPPLAGVGEVRAENCGRCHTEIYQEWKTSTHANALSDIQFQSELTKSSSPKWLCLNCHTPVANQRENLVNYLQNGDYKLPIEEKNPHFDPKMKSEAITCAACHVRLDEQGNSYVIGANGNTKPPHPVRIQPEKLKDRCLDCHNANYELDDQLVCAFKTGKELQSSKSTHGKETCGSCHMQEIERKFVKSELGTPVRTGHKHAFIGGGVPKRFDLYEKQIPGGYQIGLKVDPILWDLAKDKLEYSVSFKNEKAAHNIPTGDPERFLLGRVSILDARGKLLEKKEIKFGQEWEWYPKARLIADTRILPGETKNWNGSFSVPSSPAKVVLEFYHVRLKESNAEYMRKGNDLATEEFKRMISKIEDHYPFSSIVYKEEVDLRTHKRKLYSPKELIRISSDRRGE from the coding sequence ATGTCCGACATACAAAAGAAAAGGATCTATTGGAGTCTCGGATTTCTATTCTTCTCTTTGGGGATCGCTTACCTTCTTTGGCCCAAACAGGTTCTGGAACCTGTCTCCGTCGATCGGGTCTTTTCAAATGCTCCCTGGGCAAAGCCGGTCCCGAATCTCCCGCCTCTTGCAGGTGTAGGAGAAGTGAGAGCGGAGAATTGCGGCAGGTGCCATACGGAGATCTACCAAGAGTGGAAGACTTCCACTCATGCAAACGCTCTCTCCGATATACAATTCCAATCGGAGCTAACCAAGTCTTCTTCTCCTAAATGGCTTTGCTTGAATTGCCATACTCCTGTGGCGAACCAAAGGGAGAATCTGGTAAACTATCTGCAAAATGGGGACTATAAACTGCCTATAGAGGAAAAGAATCCTCACTTCGACCCTAAGATGAAGTCGGAAGCGATCACCTGCGCCGCTTGTCATGTTCGCTTGGACGAACAAGGGAATTCGTACGTGATCGGTGCAAACGGAAATACCAAGCCCCCTCATCCTGTCAGGATCCAACCTGAAAAACTGAAGGATCGTTGTTTAGATTGTCATAATGCGAATTACGAACTGGACGATCAGTTGGTTTGTGCCTTCAAAACCGGCAAGGAATTGCAATCCTCGAAATCGACTCATGGAAAGGAAACCTGTGGGTCCTGCCATATGCAGGAAATCGAACGCAAATTCGTAAAATCGGAATTAGGAACTCCTGTGAGAACCGGTCATAAACACGCGTTCATAGGCGGAGGAGTCCCGAAAAGATTCGATCTGTATGAGAAACAAATCCCGGGAGGTTATCAGATCGGACTAAAAGTGGATCCGATCCTCTGGGACTTAGCAAAGGATAAATTAGAATATTCCGTTTCTTTTAAGAATGAAAAAGCAGCTCATAATATACCAACGGGGGATCCGGAACGATTCCTATTAGGCAGAGTTTCCATTTTAGATGCCCGGGGAAAATTGCTAGAAAAGAAAGAGATCAAGTTCGGACAGGAATGGGAATGGTATCCGAAAGCAAGACTGATCGCCGATACTAGGATCCTTCCCGGAGAGACTAAGAACTGGAACGGATCCTTTTCGGTCCCTTCTTCTCCCGCTAAAGTCGTTTTAGAATTTTATCATGTTCGTCTCAAGGAATCCAACGCGGAGTATATGAGAAAAGGGAATGATCTTGCAACAGAAGAATTTAAGAGGATGATCTCTAAGATAGAAGATCATTATCCCTTCTCCAGTATCGTCTATAAGGAAGAAGTAGATCTTCGAACTCATAAAAGAAAATTGTATTCCCCGAAAGAGCTAATACGAATATCTTCGGATCGAAGAGGAGAATGA
- a CDS encoding glycosyltransferase family 2 protein, whose amino-acid sequence MNPIWSSAKFLIPALNEEESLPGVLDSLIRLGIRPDQILVLDNGSQDSTPNIAIQAGAILILEPKRGYGAACLAGINFLKRSQTTPSHIIFMDADGSDDPNDLKELFLPFASDPNTDFVIGSRTLGNAEEGSLSFLQKFGNSLSCFLIRTFYGVSFSDLGPFRILKWDSLLSLELEDLTWGWNLEMQIKAVRKKMIIREIPVHYEKRKGGRSKISGNLIGSLKAGFKILYIFFKLTFFKRS is encoded by the coding sequence ATGAATCCGATTTGGTCTTCGGCCAAATTTCTAATTCCTGCGTTGAACGAAGAGGAGAGCCTTCCGGGCGTTCTGGACTCTCTTATACGTTTAGGGATCCGCCCGGATCAGATCTTGGTCTTGGATAATGGCTCTCAAGATTCCACTCCAAATATCGCCATCCAAGCAGGAGCGATCCTGATCTTGGAACCTAAGAGAGGATATGGCGCCGCTTGTTTAGCCGGGATCAACTTCTTGAAGAGGTCGCAAACGACTCCAAGCCATATCATATTCATGGATGCGGACGGCTCCGACGATCCGAACGATTTAAAGGAATTATTCCTTCCTTTCGCATCCGACCCAAACACAGATTTTGTGATTGGATCTAGGACTCTTGGAAATGCAGAAGAAGGTTCCCTTTCCTTCTTACAAAAATTCGGGAATTCTCTCTCTTGCTTTTTGATCCGGACTTTTTATGGGGTTTCTTTTTCGGATCTAGGACCCTTCCGGATCTTAAAGTGGGATTCCCTTCTCTCTCTAGAATTAGAAGATCTGACCTGGGGATGGAATCTGGAAATGCAGATCAAAGCGGTCCGAAAGAAAATGATCATCCGGGAAATTCCGGTGCACTACGAAAAGCGAAAAGGCGGAAGGTCCAAGATCAGCGGAAATCTGATAGGAAGCCTAAAGGCAGGCTTTAAGATACTTTATATTTTCTTTAAACTTACCTTCTTTAAAAGAAGTTAG
- a CDS encoding GGDEF/EAL domain-containing response regulator translates to MTDLKSAKKLLILDDEEEIAKILGEIAEDCGFSVSLTHTAPDFLNKVDASFDCVILDLMIPGMDGVDVIRSLSEKEVHPDVILISGADRRTLHSAETLAGEYGLNIVAVMEKPIRISDIRGILSAMIEKESKDSSSRVKSDGAGKTGPVFTKEELLDAVHANQFVLYYQPKFDLKTGKVEGFESLVRWNHPKLGLVFPDSFLPLMEKETSILNLMTEKIIDQALDETRNWNSNGRNLRVAVNVSPVTLTELDFPERILSKIKNKNIPQSQFQMEITETSFLENIRFTQDILTRLRIRGIGLSIDDFGTGYSSLKQLHRFPFTELKIDKSFVMDSPRDRESLFICQASIDLGHKLGMHVVAEGIETAEVERLMKEAGCDIGQGYYYSRPIPPEKIPEILSKFG, encoded by the coding sequence ATGACGGATCTTAAGAGCGCGAAGAAGCTTTTGATCTTGGACGATGAAGAAGAGATCGCCAAGATATTGGGAGAAATTGCAGAGGACTGCGGCTTCTCCGTTTCCCTCACTCATACCGCGCCCGATTTCCTGAACAAGGTGGATGCTAGTTTCGATTGCGTGATATTGGATCTGATGATCCCAGGTATGGACGGAGTGGACGTTATTCGTTCTCTCTCCGAAAAGGAAGTCCATCCGGATGTGATCCTGATCTCCGGAGCGGATCGCAGGACCCTTCATAGTGCGGAGACTCTCGCGGGCGAATATGGATTGAATATAGTCGCCGTAATGGAGAAGCCGATCCGTATCTCCGATATTCGAGGGATACTTTCCGCGATGATCGAGAAGGAATCGAAAGACAGTTCCTCTCGTGTGAAATCGGACGGAGCAGGAAAGACCGGGCCCGTTTTTACGAAAGAGGAACTCTTAGATGCGGTCCATGCGAATCAATTTGTATTATACTACCAACCGAAGTTCGATCTAAAGACCGGTAAGGTAGAAGGGTTTGAGTCCTTGGTCCGATGGAACCATCCTAAACTAGGACTGGTATTTCCGGATTCCTTTCTTCCGCTTATGGAGAAGGAGACTTCTATCCTGAACCTGATGACAGAAAAGATCATAGACCAGGCCTTGGATGAGACCAGGAATTGGAATTCGAACGGAAGGAATCTGCGTGTGGCGGTTAACGTGTCTCCTGTGACCCTGACCGAGTTGGATTTTCCCGAAAGAATACTTTCTAAGATCAAGAATAAGAATATTCCCCAGAGCCAATTCCAGATGGAGATCACGGAAACTAGCTTCTTGGAAAATATACGATTTACTCAGGATATCCTGACAAGATTGAGGATCCGAGGCATAGGTCTTTCGATAGACGATTTTGGGACGGGCTATTCGTCCCTAAAACAGTTACATAGATTCCCTTTTACCGAGTTGAAAATCGACAAATCCTTTGTAATGGATTCCCCAAGGGATAGAGAATCGTTATTTATTTGTCAGGCTTCCATAGATTTGGGTCACAAGTTAGGAATGCATGTCGTTGCGGAAGGTATAGAAACTGCCGAGGTCGAAAGATTAATGAAGGAGGCTGGTTGCGATATAGGACAGGGCTATTATTATTCTAGGCCAATTCCTCCCGAAAAAATTCCGGAAATTCTTTCCAAATTCGGCTAA
- a CDS encoding sulfurtransferase, with product MQGFVALIFFFLVSGPVLANEDRISGLRGWFLGAPESLYLSKQGGIFIDAREGITLSSFPKSIPLNWQAISRKDSPFQGNLLSKAEAKEVLYKKGLKEDHIILVYGDPINGWGEEGRIVWSLRALGFSKSFIVDGGYAAIRKANASSILSRPDLLAKIKSIPSDKGNLTADVQLVHSKLGDRNSVFIDTREEREYLGETPYGESKGGHLPGAKWLYYKQLLDKDGYLLSDAKILPKLHELGISKDKTVISYCTGGVRSGWMTSVLVSLGYDAKNYAGSMWEWTSPKFANHPLVLK from the coding sequence ATGCAAGGATTTGTAGCACTTATTTTCTTTTTTCTGGTTTCTGGTCCGGTTTTGGCAAACGAGGATCGGATCTCAGGCCTTAGAGGTTGGTTTTTGGGAGCACCGGAGTCATTGTACCTGTCCAAACAGGGAGGCATATTTATAGATGCAAGAGAAGGAATCACTCTTTCATCCTTCCCTAAGTCCATCCCTTTGAATTGGCAGGCAATCTCTCGAAAGGATTCTCCTTTCCAGGGAAATCTTCTTTCGAAAGCGGAAGCAAAGGAAGTCCTGTACAAAAAAGGATTAAAAGAAGACCATATTATTCTAGTGTATGGAGATCCTATCAACGGTTGGGGAGAAGAAGGTAGGATCGTATGGTCCTTACGTGCATTAGGATTTTCTAAATCATTTATCGTGGACGGAGGATATGCCGCGATCCGTAAGGCAAACGCTTCTTCCATCCTTTCTCGTCCGGATCTGCTTGCAAAGATCAAAAGCATTCCTTCCGATAAAGGGAACTTAACTGCCGATGTGCAACTGGTCCATAGTAAACTGGGAGACAGAAATTCAGTGTTCATAGACACAAGAGAAGAAAGAGAATACTTAGGAGAAACTCCTTATGGGGAATCCAAGGGAGGACATCTTCCGGGTGCGAAATGGCTGTACTACAAACAACTCCTGGACAAGGATGGTTATCTTCTTTCCGATGCAAAGATCCTCCCTAAATTGCATGAGTTGGGGATCTCCAAGGACAAGACTGTGATCTCTTATTGCACCGGCGGAGTTCGATCCGGATGGATGACTTCTGTTTTGGTTTCCTTAGGTTATGATGCCAAGAATTACGCAGGCTCCATGTGGGAGTGGACTTCTCCTAAGTTTGCAAATCATCCCTTAGTTTTGAAATAA